A region of Daphnia carinata strain CSIRO-1 chromosome 10, CSIRO_AGI_Dcar_HiC_V3, whole genome shotgun sequence DNA encodes the following proteins:
- the LOC130701336 gene encoding probable phosphorylase b kinase regulatory subunit beta isoform X1, producing the protein MEKMLLKRQAYLASHAGHGSPIQGNTTAATTEKIHFGGVLGPYHDHQSNGSSDLDVDTCLKINNYEDTVRQLDMYYGLVKRQLLHHQSTTTGLFPAQTIDKEVGSVRDSIYCASAIWSLYQAYRRIDDDRGKSYELGQSAVKCFRGILRCWLQVAYKVEAFKKNQVAQNALYTRYHLHTGQVLTKDQDSCVDNHLQLDVVSLYLLFLVQMIQSGLQVIYTMDEVVFIQNLVYYVERAYRTPDFGLWQRGSKYNDGTPEIHASSIGMAKAALEAINGCNLFGEKGSSVSVIYVDIDAHNRNRSIFETLLPRESSSKNTDASLLPTISWPCFATHDDVLYNRTKSKIIRRLRGNYGFKRFLRDGYGTVLEDPDRRFYHEGETREFENVEAEWPIFYLYMMMDGFFKGMPEQVEEYKRLLKTRVRHDHRGDPVIPKYFYVPREAVDYEKQEPGTQLRQASEEGASENLFLWGQSLYIIASLLAEGLVHVNELDLIRRYLPSYNRPRKMGGRYSAFQSKHGTASDLVVQIVLIAESMRLQAMMGTYGIQTQTPHEVEPVQIWPPKELVKVYEHLGLSKRLGLQGRPTRPVGALGTSKIYRISGQTVLCYPLIFEVSDFYLSHDMSLLIDDIKTELHFVGRYWRLSGRPTVCILIREEHMRDPQFKEMLELLAMLKKGHCDGLKVRTGRLQNLISSSCIEHLDFMNQVDLKELNIQPFGQVHHDYIGYQSLTDVPKAIAYSEADHDFTQFNTGKSTADLIEALRCVEGLYVQAYILGIIQRREHPEFLIDSLTVRERLIHVKRLAGSLRHWSAVRLCSALLYQLVDSISPLITTVLVNGKQLTVGVVGGVEVVLDKPMTPSEIHEAIYRHCPVDDPVQSVLQQEVLLYCGRLIGTHPNLFSGILKIRVGWILNAIRLYLVVPNEDTDEDCGPESLESRSPSEIRRLLLRVLHLKNWATDDKLSGLQLTPYKRRQIEGCLARVPEGFYQKVWNVLKKTPGGILVQGHLIAQEPTLSHMTMSELNFSLLVEDMLFKIARPEYRQLIVELLCIVNTILLRNPELRFKMQLDLDFVIAEALAMFMKDFGTEKTVKIPNSDGTQKKDSIDPGLTQFYNATAATTNGYLARAVVNTILRGDLETENLDDCDESCRVS; encoded by the exons ATGGAAAAAATGCTTCTCAAAAG GCAGGCATACCTGGCTAGTCATGCAGGCCATGGGTCGCCTATCCAAGGAAACACCACCGCCGCAACGAcagaaaaaatccattttGGAGGTGTCCTTGGACCTTATCATGATCATCAAAGCAATGGATCTAGTGATTTGGATGTTGATACTTGCTTGAAAATTAACAATTATGAAGACACGGTTCGTCAGCTTGACATGTACTACGGTCTTg TCAAAAGACAGTTATTACATCACCAGAGCACGACCACTGGACTGTTTCCTGCTCAAACGATCGACAAAGAAGTTGGCAGTGTGCGAGATTCTATTTACTGCGCTTCAGCTATTTGGAGCCTATATCAAGCCTACag GCGCATTGACGACGATCGCGGTAAATCATATGAGCTCGGGCAGTCAGCTGTCAAATGTTTTCGTGGAATATTACGTTGCTGGTTACAAGTCGCGTACAAAGTAGAGGCGTTTAAAAAGAACCAAGTGGCACAGAATGCCCTGTACACCCGGTATCATCTACACACCGGTCAAGTTCTGACGAAAGATCAAGATTCATGCGTTGATAACCATTTGCAG CTGGATGTTGTTTCTCTTTATTTGCTCTTCCTTGTGCAAATGATCCAGTCAGGGCTTCAAGTCATTTATACAATGGATGAGGtagtttttattcaaaatctTGTATACTACGTCGAGCGAGCATATCGTACCCCTGATTTTGGATTGTGGCAAAGAGGTTCAAAGTACAATGATGGAACTCCAGAAATCCAtgccag TTCAATTGGTATGGCTAAGGCCGCACTAGAAGCCATCAATGGGTGTAATCTCTTTGGTGAAAAGGGATCTTCAGTTTCCGTTATTTACGTCGACATAGATGCGCATAACCGAAATCGCTCGATTTTCGAAACTCTTCTTCCGAGAGAATCGAGTTCCAAG AACACGGACGCATCGCTCCTTCCAACCATCTCTTGGCCATGCTTTGCCACCCACGATGATGTGCTCTATAACCGAACTAAATCTAAGATTATTCGACGACTTAGAGGCAACTACGGTTTCAAGCGTTTTCTCCGAGATGGCTACGGGACAGTCCTGGAAGATCCTGATCGTCGATTCTACCACGAAGGCGAAACTCGA GAGTTTGAGAATGTGGAAGCAGAATGGCCAATCTTCTATCTTTACATGATGATGGATGGTTTTTTCAAA GGCATGCCAGAACAAGTCGAAGAATATAAAAGATTGCTCAAGACAAGAGTGAGGCATGATCATAGAGGTGATCCCGTCATCCCGAAGTATTTTTACGTTCCTCGGGAAGCCGTGGATTACGAAAAACAAGAGCCAGGAACTCAGCTTCGACAAGCATCGGAAGAGGGAGCGtcagaaaatctttttctatGGGGCCAATCCCTTTATATTATTGCTTCGTTACTGGCCGAAGGATTGGTGCATGTCAATGAGCTAGACCTCATTCGCCGCTACCTGCCATCGTATAACCGCCCCAGAAAAATGGGTGGCAGATATTCAGCATTTCAG AGTAAACAC GGGACGGCCAGCGATTTAGTGGTGCAAATAGTCTTGATAGCAGAATCAATGCGGCTTCAAG CAATGATGGGTACTTATGGCATTCAAACACAAACGCCACATGAAGTCGAACCTGTTCAAATTTGGCCTCCAAAAGAGCTGGTAAAAGTCTATGAGCATCTTGGATTGTCAAAACGACTAGGACTTCAG GGTCGACCGACACGTCCTGTTGGAGCTTTGGGAACTAGCAAAATCTATCGAATCTCAGGCCAAACAGTTTTGTGCTACCCACTTATCTTCGAGGTCTCAGATTTCTATCTGTCGCACGATATGTCTTTATTAATTGACGATATTAAGACGGAGCTCCATTTTGTTGGAAGATACTGGCGGCTGTCAGGCCGCCCAACCGTTTGCATTCTCATCCGCGAGGAGCACATGAGAGATCCACAATTTAAGGAAATGCTAGAGCTCCTTGCTATGTTGAAAAAAGGCCACTGTGACGGGCTCAAGGTCCGCACAGGAAGACTTCAGAATTTGATTTCATCCTCATGCATAG AGCATTTGGATTTCATGAACCAAGTCGACTTAAAAGAGCTTAACATACAGCCCTTTGGCCAGGTTCACCATGACTACATTGGTTACCAAAGTCTTACGGATGTTCCGAAAGCAATTGCCTATTCGGAGGCAGACCATGATTTTACGCAATTCAACACGGGAAAATCGACCGCAGATCTTATCGAGGCACTACGTTGCGTCGAAGGTCTTTATGTTCAAGCTTACATTTTAGGGATTATCCAACGAAGAGAGCACCCAGAGTTCCTTATTGACAGTTTAACAG TCCGTGAACGCCTAATCCACGTGAAACGCCTAGCAGGCTCACTACGTCATTGGTCGGCTGTGCGTCTGTGTTCTGCGCTACTCTACCAACTTGTCGATTCTATTTCACCGCTCATTACGACAG TACTTGTCAACGGAAAGCAACTCACCGTTGGAGTTGTTGGTGGTGTCGAAGTCGTTCTGGATAAACCAATGACGCCTAGCGAGATTCAC gaagCTATCTATCGGCATTGCCCCGTCGATGATCCTGTCCAATCTGTTTTACAACAAGAAGTTTTACTTTACTGCGGACGGTTAATTGGCACCCATCCCAACTTGTTTTCGGGGATCCTCAAGATTCGTGTCGG CTGGATTTTAAATGCTATTCGGTTGTATCTGGTTGTCCCGAACGAAGACACGGACGAGGATTGCGGTCCAGAGTCGTTAGAAAGTCGGAGTCCTAGTGAGATTCGTCGCTTGCTTCTTCGAGTATTACATCTTAAAAACTGGGCGACAGACGATAAACTTTCGGGTTTACA ACTCACGCCATACAAGCGCCGTCAGATAGAAGGTTGCCTTGCCCGAGTGCCCGAAGGATTCTATCAGAAAGTGTGGaatgttttaaagaaaacgccAGGTGGGATTCTCGTACAAGGACATTTGATAGCACAGGAACCCACTTTATCCCACATGACGATGTCTGAGCTTAATTTCTCTCTACTGGTTGAAGACATGTTATTTAAA ATTGCCCGACCAGAATATCGTCAGTTAATCGTCGAATTGTTGTGCATCGTAAATACTATTCTTTTGCGCAATCCTGAA
- the LOC130701336 gene encoding probable phosphorylase b kinase regulatory subunit beta isoform X2, whose translation MLSGIKRQAYLASHAGHGSPIQGNTTAATTEKIHFGGVLGPYHDHQSNGSSDLDVDTCLKINNYEDTVRQLDMYYGLVKRQLLHHQSTTTGLFPAQTIDKEVGSVRDSIYCASAIWSLYQAYRRIDDDRGKSYELGQSAVKCFRGILRCWLQVAYKVEAFKKNQVAQNALYTRYHLHTGQVLTKDQDSCVDNHLQLDVVSLYLLFLVQMIQSGLQVIYTMDEVVFIQNLVYYVERAYRTPDFGLWQRGSKYNDGTPEIHASSIGMAKAALEAINGCNLFGEKGSSVSVIYVDIDAHNRNRSIFETLLPRESSSKNTDASLLPTISWPCFATHDDVLYNRTKSKIIRRLRGNYGFKRFLRDGYGTVLEDPDRRFYHEGETREFENVEAEWPIFYLYMMMDGFFKGMPEQVEEYKRLLKTRVRHDHRGDPVIPKYFYVPREAVDYEKQEPGTQLRQASEEGASENLFLWGQSLYIIASLLAEGLVHVNELDLIRRYLPSYNRPRKMGGRYSAFQSKHGTASDLVVQIVLIAESMRLQAMMGTYGIQTQTPHEVEPVQIWPPKELVKVYEHLGLSKRLGLQGRPTRPVGALGTSKIYRISGQTVLCYPLIFEVSDFYLSHDMSLLIDDIKTELHFVGRYWRLSGRPTVCILIREEHMRDPQFKEMLELLAMLKKGHCDGLKVRTGRLQNLISSSCIEHLDFMNQVDLKELNIQPFGQVHHDYIGYQSLTDVPKAIAYSEADHDFTQFNTGKSTADLIEALRCVEGLYVQAYILGIIQRREHPEFLIDSLTVRERLIHVKRLAGSLRHWSAVRLCSALLYQLVDSISPLITTVLVNGKQLTVGVVGGVEVVLDKPMTPSEIHEAIYRHCPVDDPVQSVLQQEVLLYCGRLIGTHPNLFSGILKIRVGWILNAIRLYLVVPNEDTDEDCGPESLESRSPSEIRRLLLRVLHLKNWATDDKLSGLQLTPYKRRQIEGCLARVPEGFYQKVWNVLKKTPGGILVQGHLIAQEPTLSHMTMSELNFSLLVEDMLFKIARPEYRQLIVELLCIVNTILLRNPELRFKMQLDLDFVIAEALAMFMKDFGTEKTVKIPNSDGTQKKDSIDPGLTQFYNATAATTNGYLARAVVNTILRGDLETENLDDCDESCRVS comes from the exons ATGCTGTCTGGCATTAAAAG GCAGGCATACCTGGCTAGTCATGCAGGCCATGGGTCGCCTATCCAAGGAAACACCACCGCCGCAACGAcagaaaaaatccattttGGAGGTGTCCTTGGACCTTATCATGATCATCAAAGCAATGGATCTAGTGATTTGGATGTTGATACTTGCTTGAAAATTAACAATTATGAAGACACGGTTCGTCAGCTTGACATGTACTACGGTCTTg TCAAAAGACAGTTATTACATCACCAGAGCACGACCACTGGACTGTTTCCTGCTCAAACGATCGACAAAGAAGTTGGCAGTGTGCGAGATTCTATTTACTGCGCTTCAGCTATTTGGAGCCTATATCAAGCCTACag GCGCATTGACGACGATCGCGGTAAATCATATGAGCTCGGGCAGTCAGCTGTCAAATGTTTTCGTGGAATATTACGTTGCTGGTTACAAGTCGCGTACAAAGTAGAGGCGTTTAAAAAGAACCAAGTGGCACAGAATGCCCTGTACACCCGGTATCATCTACACACCGGTCAAGTTCTGACGAAAGATCAAGATTCATGCGTTGATAACCATTTGCAG CTGGATGTTGTTTCTCTTTATTTGCTCTTCCTTGTGCAAATGATCCAGTCAGGGCTTCAAGTCATTTATACAATGGATGAGGtagtttttattcaaaatctTGTATACTACGTCGAGCGAGCATATCGTACCCCTGATTTTGGATTGTGGCAAAGAGGTTCAAAGTACAATGATGGAACTCCAGAAATCCAtgccag TTCAATTGGTATGGCTAAGGCCGCACTAGAAGCCATCAATGGGTGTAATCTCTTTGGTGAAAAGGGATCTTCAGTTTCCGTTATTTACGTCGACATAGATGCGCATAACCGAAATCGCTCGATTTTCGAAACTCTTCTTCCGAGAGAATCGAGTTCCAAG AACACGGACGCATCGCTCCTTCCAACCATCTCTTGGCCATGCTTTGCCACCCACGATGATGTGCTCTATAACCGAACTAAATCTAAGATTATTCGACGACTTAGAGGCAACTACGGTTTCAAGCGTTTTCTCCGAGATGGCTACGGGACAGTCCTGGAAGATCCTGATCGTCGATTCTACCACGAAGGCGAAACTCGA GAGTTTGAGAATGTGGAAGCAGAATGGCCAATCTTCTATCTTTACATGATGATGGATGGTTTTTTCAAA GGCATGCCAGAACAAGTCGAAGAATATAAAAGATTGCTCAAGACAAGAGTGAGGCATGATCATAGAGGTGATCCCGTCATCCCGAAGTATTTTTACGTTCCTCGGGAAGCCGTGGATTACGAAAAACAAGAGCCAGGAACTCAGCTTCGACAAGCATCGGAAGAGGGAGCGtcagaaaatctttttctatGGGGCCAATCCCTTTATATTATTGCTTCGTTACTGGCCGAAGGATTGGTGCATGTCAATGAGCTAGACCTCATTCGCCGCTACCTGCCATCGTATAACCGCCCCAGAAAAATGGGTGGCAGATATTCAGCATTTCAG AGTAAACAC GGGACGGCCAGCGATTTAGTGGTGCAAATAGTCTTGATAGCAGAATCAATGCGGCTTCAAG CAATGATGGGTACTTATGGCATTCAAACACAAACGCCACATGAAGTCGAACCTGTTCAAATTTGGCCTCCAAAAGAGCTGGTAAAAGTCTATGAGCATCTTGGATTGTCAAAACGACTAGGACTTCAG GGTCGACCGACACGTCCTGTTGGAGCTTTGGGAACTAGCAAAATCTATCGAATCTCAGGCCAAACAGTTTTGTGCTACCCACTTATCTTCGAGGTCTCAGATTTCTATCTGTCGCACGATATGTCTTTATTAATTGACGATATTAAGACGGAGCTCCATTTTGTTGGAAGATACTGGCGGCTGTCAGGCCGCCCAACCGTTTGCATTCTCATCCGCGAGGAGCACATGAGAGATCCACAATTTAAGGAAATGCTAGAGCTCCTTGCTATGTTGAAAAAAGGCCACTGTGACGGGCTCAAGGTCCGCACAGGAAGACTTCAGAATTTGATTTCATCCTCATGCATAG AGCATTTGGATTTCATGAACCAAGTCGACTTAAAAGAGCTTAACATACAGCCCTTTGGCCAGGTTCACCATGACTACATTGGTTACCAAAGTCTTACGGATGTTCCGAAAGCAATTGCCTATTCGGAGGCAGACCATGATTTTACGCAATTCAACACGGGAAAATCGACCGCAGATCTTATCGAGGCACTACGTTGCGTCGAAGGTCTTTATGTTCAAGCTTACATTTTAGGGATTATCCAACGAAGAGAGCACCCAGAGTTCCTTATTGACAGTTTAACAG TCCGTGAACGCCTAATCCACGTGAAACGCCTAGCAGGCTCACTACGTCATTGGTCGGCTGTGCGTCTGTGTTCTGCGCTACTCTACCAACTTGTCGATTCTATTTCACCGCTCATTACGACAG TACTTGTCAACGGAAAGCAACTCACCGTTGGAGTTGTTGGTGGTGTCGAAGTCGTTCTGGATAAACCAATGACGCCTAGCGAGATTCAC gaagCTATCTATCGGCATTGCCCCGTCGATGATCCTGTCCAATCTGTTTTACAACAAGAAGTTTTACTTTACTGCGGACGGTTAATTGGCACCCATCCCAACTTGTTTTCGGGGATCCTCAAGATTCGTGTCGG CTGGATTTTAAATGCTATTCGGTTGTATCTGGTTGTCCCGAACGAAGACACGGACGAGGATTGCGGTCCAGAGTCGTTAGAAAGTCGGAGTCCTAGTGAGATTCGTCGCTTGCTTCTTCGAGTATTACATCTTAAAAACTGGGCGACAGACGATAAACTTTCGGGTTTACA ACTCACGCCATACAAGCGCCGTCAGATAGAAGGTTGCCTTGCCCGAGTGCCCGAAGGATTCTATCAGAAAGTGTGGaatgttttaaagaaaacgccAGGTGGGATTCTCGTACAAGGACATTTGATAGCACAGGAACCCACTTTATCCCACATGACGATGTCTGAGCTTAATTTCTCTCTACTGGTTGAAGACATGTTATTTAAA ATTGCCCGACCAGAATATCGTCAGTTAATCGTCGAATTGTTGTGCATCGTAAATACTATTCTTTTGCGCAATCCTGAA
- the LOC130701336 gene encoding probable phosphorylase b kinase regulatory subunit beta isoform X3 produces the protein MEKMLLKRQAYLASHAGHGSPIQGNTTAATTEKIHFGGVLGPYHDHQSNGSSDLDVDTCLKINNYEDTVRQLDMYYGLVKRQLLHHQSTTTGLFPAQTIDKEVGSVRDSIYCASAIWSLYQAYRRIDDDRGKSYELGQSAVKCFRGILRCWLQVAYKVEAFKKNQVAQNALYTRYHLHTGQVLTKDQDSCVDNHLQLDVVSLYLLFLVQMIQSGLQVIYTMDEVVFIQNLVYYVERAYRTPDFGLWQRGSKYNDGTPEIHASSIGMAKAALEAINGCNLFGEKGSSVSVIYVDIDAHNRNRSIFETLLPRESSSKNTDASLLPTISWPCFATHDDVLYNRTKSKIIRRLRGNYGFKRFLRDGYGTVLEDPDRRFYHEGETREFENVEAEWPIFYLYMMMDGFFKGMPEQVEEYKRLLKTRVRHDHRGDPVIPKYFYVPREAVDYEKQEPGTQLRQASEEGASENLFLWGQSLYIIASLLAEGLVHVNELDLIRRYLPSYNRPRKMGGRYSAFQGTASDLVVQIVLIAESMRLQAMMGTYGIQTQTPHEVEPVQIWPPKELVKVYEHLGLSKRLGLQGRPTRPVGALGTSKIYRISGQTVLCYPLIFEVSDFYLSHDMSLLIDDIKTELHFVGRYWRLSGRPTVCILIREEHMRDPQFKEMLELLAMLKKGHCDGLKVRTGRLQNLISSSCIEHLDFMNQVDLKELNIQPFGQVHHDYIGYQSLTDVPKAIAYSEADHDFTQFNTGKSTADLIEALRCVEGLYVQAYILGIIQRREHPEFLIDSLTVRERLIHVKRLAGSLRHWSAVRLCSALLYQLVDSISPLITTVLVNGKQLTVGVVGGVEVVLDKPMTPSEIHEAIYRHCPVDDPVQSVLQQEVLLYCGRLIGTHPNLFSGILKIRVGWILNAIRLYLVVPNEDTDEDCGPESLESRSPSEIRRLLLRVLHLKNWATDDKLSGLQLTPYKRRQIEGCLARVPEGFYQKVWNVLKKTPGGILVQGHLIAQEPTLSHMTMSELNFSLLVEDMLFKIARPEYRQLIVELLCIVNTILLRNPELRFKMQLDLDFVIAEALAMFMKDFGTEKTVKIPNSDGTQKKDSIDPGLTQFYNATAATTNGYLARAVVNTILRGDLETENLDDCDESCRVS, from the exons ATGGAAAAAATGCTTCTCAAAAG GCAGGCATACCTGGCTAGTCATGCAGGCCATGGGTCGCCTATCCAAGGAAACACCACCGCCGCAACGAcagaaaaaatccattttGGAGGTGTCCTTGGACCTTATCATGATCATCAAAGCAATGGATCTAGTGATTTGGATGTTGATACTTGCTTGAAAATTAACAATTATGAAGACACGGTTCGTCAGCTTGACATGTACTACGGTCTTg TCAAAAGACAGTTATTACATCACCAGAGCACGACCACTGGACTGTTTCCTGCTCAAACGATCGACAAAGAAGTTGGCAGTGTGCGAGATTCTATTTACTGCGCTTCAGCTATTTGGAGCCTATATCAAGCCTACag GCGCATTGACGACGATCGCGGTAAATCATATGAGCTCGGGCAGTCAGCTGTCAAATGTTTTCGTGGAATATTACGTTGCTGGTTACAAGTCGCGTACAAAGTAGAGGCGTTTAAAAAGAACCAAGTGGCACAGAATGCCCTGTACACCCGGTATCATCTACACACCGGTCAAGTTCTGACGAAAGATCAAGATTCATGCGTTGATAACCATTTGCAG CTGGATGTTGTTTCTCTTTATTTGCTCTTCCTTGTGCAAATGATCCAGTCAGGGCTTCAAGTCATTTATACAATGGATGAGGtagtttttattcaaaatctTGTATACTACGTCGAGCGAGCATATCGTACCCCTGATTTTGGATTGTGGCAAAGAGGTTCAAAGTACAATGATGGAACTCCAGAAATCCAtgccag TTCAATTGGTATGGCTAAGGCCGCACTAGAAGCCATCAATGGGTGTAATCTCTTTGGTGAAAAGGGATCTTCAGTTTCCGTTATTTACGTCGACATAGATGCGCATAACCGAAATCGCTCGATTTTCGAAACTCTTCTTCCGAGAGAATCGAGTTCCAAG AACACGGACGCATCGCTCCTTCCAACCATCTCTTGGCCATGCTTTGCCACCCACGATGATGTGCTCTATAACCGAACTAAATCTAAGATTATTCGACGACTTAGAGGCAACTACGGTTTCAAGCGTTTTCTCCGAGATGGCTACGGGACAGTCCTGGAAGATCCTGATCGTCGATTCTACCACGAAGGCGAAACTCGA GAGTTTGAGAATGTGGAAGCAGAATGGCCAATCTTCTATCTTTACATGATGATGGATGGTTTTTTCAAA GGCATGCCAGAACAAGTCGAAGAATATAAAAGATTGCTCAAGACAAGAGTGAGGCATGATCATAGAGGTGATCCCGTCATCCCGAAGTATTTTTACGTTCCTCGGGAAGCCGTGGATTACGAAAAACAAGAGCCAGGAACTCAGCTTCGACAAGCATCGGAAGAGGGAGCGtcagaaaatctttttctatGGGGCCAATCCCTTTATATTATTGCTTCGTTACTGGCCGAAGGATTGGTGCATGTCAATGAGCTAGACCTCATTCGCCGCTACCTGCCATCGTATAACCGCCCCAGAAAAATGGGTGGCAGATATTCAGCATTTCAG GGGACGGCCAGCGATTTAGTGGTGCAAATAGTCTTGATAGCAGAATCAATGCGGCTTCAAG CAATGATGGGTACTTATGGCATTCAAACACAAACGCCACATGAAGTCGAACCTGTTCAAATTTGGCCTCCAAAAGAGCTGGTAAAAGTCTATGAGCATCTTGGATTGTCAAAACGACTAGGACTTCAG GGTCGACCGACACGTCCTGTTGGAGCTTTGGGAACTAGCAAAATCTATCGAATCTCAGGCCAAACAGTTTTGTGCTACCCACTTATCTTCGAGGTCTCAGATTTCTATCTGTCGCACGATATGTCTTTATTAATTGACGATATTAAGACGGAGCTCCATTTTGTTGGAAGATACTGGCGGCTGTCAGGCCGCCCAACCGTTTGCATTCTCATCCGCGAGGAGCACATGAGAGATCCACAATTTAAGGAAATGCTAGAGCTCCTTGCTATGTTGAAAAAAGGCCACTGTGACGGGCTCAAGGTCCGCACAGGAAGACTTCAGAATTTGATTTCATCCTCATGCATAG AGCATTTGGATTTCATGAACCAAGTCGACTTAAAAGAGCTTAACATACAGCCCTTTGGCCAGGTTCACCATGACTACATTGGTTACCAAAGTCTTACGGATGTTCCGAAAGCAATTGCCTATTCGGAGGCAGACCATGATTTTACGCAATTCAACACGGGAAAATCGACCGCAGATCTTATCGAGGCACTACGTTGCGTCGAAGGTCTTTATGTTCAAGCTTACATTTTAGGGATTATCCAACGAAGAGAGCACCCAGAGTTCCTTATTGACAGTTTAACAG TCCGTGAACGCCTAATCCACGTGAAACGCCTAGCAGGCTCACTACGTCATTGGTCGGCTGTGCGTCTGTGTTCTGCGCTACTCTACCAACTTGTCGATTCTATTTCACCGCTCATTACGACAG TACTTGTCAACGGAAAGCAACTCACCGTTGGAGTTGTTGGTGGTGTCGAAGTCGTTCTGGATAAACCAATGACGCCTAGCGAGATTCAC gaagCTATCTATCGGCATTGCCCCGTCGATGATCCTGTCCAATCTGTTTTACAACAAGAAGTTTTACTTTACTGCGGACGGTTAATTGGCACCCATCCCAACTTGTTTTCGGGGATCCTCAAGATTCGTGTCGG CTGGATTTTAAATGCTATTCGGTTGTATCTGGTTGTCCCGAACGAAGACACGGACGAGGATTGCGGTCCAGAGTCGTTAGAAAGTCGGAGTCCTAGTGAGATTCGTCGCTTGCTTCTTCGAGTATTACATCTTAAAAACTGGGCGACAGACGATAAACTTTCGGGTTTACA ACTCACGCCATACAAGCGCCGTCAGATAGAAGGTTGCCTTGCCCGAGTGCCCGAAGGATTCTATCAGAAAGTGTGGaatgttttaaagaaaacgccAGGTGGGATTCTCGTACAAGGACATTTGATAGCACAGGAACCCACTTTATCCCACATGACGATGTCTGAGCTTAATTTCTCTCTACTGGTTGAAGACATGTTATTTAAA ATTGCCCGACCAGAATATCGTCAGTTAATCGTCGAATTGTTGTGCATCGTAAATACTATTCTTTTGCGCAATCCTGAA